GTAGACCAGGTCGAGTGCTGTCACACGCTGCTCTTCCGGGATCCGGGCCATCGGCAGGATCTTGGAGGCGTGCACGATCGCGGTGTCGAGGCCGGCCTCGGTGCACTCGTGCAGGAACACCGAGTTGAGCACCTGACGGGCCGCGGGGTTCAAACCGAAGGAAATGTTGGAAATACCCAGTGTGAAGTGCAGTTCCGGGTACGCGGCCTTGAGCTGACGGATGGCTTCGATGGTCTCGATACCGTCGCGGCGCACTTCTTCCTGACCGGTGGAGATCGGGAAGGTGAGCGCGTCGACGATGATGTCGGACTCGGCGAGACCCCAGTTGCCTGTGATGTCCTCGATCAGACGCTTGGCGATCGCGACCTTGGTCTCGGCCGTACGCGCCTGGCCCTCCTCGTCGATGGTCAACGCGACAACGGCAGCGCCGTGCTCCTTGACCAGCGTCATGATCTTGTGGAAACGCGACTCAGGACCAGCGCCGTCCTCGTAGTTGACGGAGTTGACCGCGCAGCGCCCACCGAGGTGCTCTAGCCCGGCCTGCAGAACCGCAGGTTCGGTGGAGTCGAGCATGATCGGCAGCGTCGACGCCGTTGCCAACCGGCTGGCGAGCGCGGACATGTCGGCAGCACCGTCGCGACCCACGTAGTCGACGTTGAGGTCGAGCATGTGTGCACCGTCGCGAGTCTGATCCTTCGCGATGTCCAGGCACTTCTGGTAATCCGCGGACAGCATCGCGTCGCGGAAAGCCTTGGAACCGTTGGAGTTCGTGCGCTCGCCGATCATCAGGATGCTGGCGTCCTGCTCGAACGGGACAGCCGAGTACAGCGACGACGTGCTGGCCTCGTGAATCGGGGCGCGCTGCGCCTTCTCCACCAGGCGGACCGCATCGGCGACTGCCCTGATGTGATCGGGGGTGGTTCCGCAGCAGCCACCAACCATGCCCAGACCGAACTCGGAGACGAATCCACTGAGAGCTTCGGCCAATTCGTCTGCGGTCAACGGGTATTCGGCACCGTTGGGGCCGAGTTGCGGGAGGCCGGCGTTGGGCATGACCGAGACCGGCAACGTCGAGTACTTCGACAGGTGGCGAAGGTGCTCGCTCATCTCTGCCGGACCGGTTGCGCAGTTGAGTCCGATCATGTCGATACCGAGCGGCTCGAGTGCCGTCAACGCGGCACCGATCTCGCTGCCCAGAAGCATGGTTCCGGTGGTCTCGACCGTCACGTGCGTGATGATCGGAATCCGCAGACCCAACTGTTCCATCGCCCGCTGGCTACCGAGGATCGCAGCCTTGACCTGAAGGAGGTCCTGGCAGGTCTCGACGAGGATGGCGTCGGCGCCGCCCTCGATCATGCCGAGGGCGGATTCGGTGTACGCGTCACGCAGGACGGCAAACGGGGCGTGGCCCAGGCTGGGCAGCTTGGTTCCCGGACCCATCGAGCCGAGGACAAAACGGGCCATACCGTCGCGGCCTGGACCCATCTCGTCAGCTACCTCACGAGCAAGGGCAGTGCCCTTCTCGGAAAGCTCACGGATTCGATGCGAGATGTCGTAGTCGGCGAGGTTGGGCAGGTTGCACCCGAAAGTGTTGGTCTCGACAGCATCCGCACCCGCGGCAAAGTACGCGCGGTGGATGTCTTTGAGCACGTCGGGGCGGGTGTCGTTGAGGATCTCATTGCACCCCTCTAGTCCGAGGAAATCATCTAGTGTGAGGTCCGCGGCCTGCAACATGGTGCCCATCGCTCCGTCGCCGATGACAACGCGCTGATTCAACGCATCAAGCAGGGCAGAGTTAAATGGGGCAGACATGCCGTCCAGAGTAGTGGGCGCTCTCCGATGCTCTGGCCGTAGGCTGGGTGGGTGAGTCCAAGTGAGTTCCCCGTCACTCCCGACGGCCCGGTCGATTTTGATGATTCCGCGGCCTTCGAGAGCCCTGATCGCCCTGAGGGCGATATCCCCGTGCTGCGCGATCCCATTCTCGTGGCAGCCTTCGAAGGCTGGAACGACGCAGGTGACGCTGCCAGTGGCGCCATCGAACACCTCGAACTGATCTGGGACGCCCAACCGCTCGCGGAGCTCGATTCAGAGGACTACTACGACTATCAGGTCAACCGCCCCACCGTTCGGCAAGTCGACGGCGTCACCCGAGAAATCGTGTGGCCTGCCACACGATTGTCCGTCTGCTCGCCGCCCGGCAGCGAGAGCGACATCGTTCTGCTTCACGGCATCGAACCGAACATGCGTTGGCGGAGCTTCTGCGAGGATCTTCTCGAGCTGATCGACCAACTGAACGTCAAAACGGTAGTCATCCTCGGCGCACTTCTCGCGGACACGCCGCACACCCGCCCGGTACCGGTAACCGGAACCGCCTACAGCAGCGAATCAGCGACTCGATTCAACCTCGAGCAGACCCGCTACGAAGGGCCCACCGGAATTACCGGAGTCCTTCAGGACGAGTGTGTCCGCGCCGGCGTGCCAGCCATCTCGTTCTGGGCAGCGGTGCCGCACTACGTGTCTCAACCGCCCAACCCCAAGGCGACGGTGGCGCTCCTGCAGCGAGTCGAAGACGTCCTCGATATCGAGGTACCACTCGGTGAACTGCCCGCTCAATCCGAGGACTGGGAGGAAGCGGTCAACGAAATGACCGCAGACGACGAGGAAATCGGCGAGTACGTACGGACGCTGGAAGAACGCGGTGACGCTGAGACCGATATCACAGAGGCAATCGCCAAGATCGACGGTGACGCGATCGCTGCCGAATTCGAGCGTTACCTACGGCGACGGGGCCCCGGTAGTTTCGGTCTGTGAGCAACACTTCTCTCGATGAAAACACGCAGAACCCCAGATCTCTTCGCCTTCGCCTTCAACTGATCGCGCTGTACGCCGGCGGGTTTCTCGGCCCGTTCGGCGGCGGCGTGGTGGCGTCCGTTCTCCCCGAGATCGGCGACGATCTGGGGGTCGGGGCATCTGCGGCAGCGTCGTCGCTCACTGCGTACCTCCTGCCGTTTGCGGCATTGATGCTGGTGTCAGGAACCCTCGGCGCACGGTGGGGAAAGGTGCGGACCGTCCGCATCGCGTACGGCGTGTACGTGGCCGCGTCGTTGGCATGTTTCCTGGCTCCGTCGCTGGAGATCTTCCTGGCCGCCCGGGTCCTGCAAGGTAGCGCGAACGCCTTCACGACTCCCCTCCTGCTTGCATCGTTGGCAGCGGCAACGCCACAGGCCCGACTCGGCCGCGCACTGGGCGCCTTCGGTGCGTTTCAGGCCGCCGGCCAGTCGTCCGCTCCCCTGATCGGCGGCCTCGCAGCCGAATTCGATTGGCGCCTCGCATTTCTCGTCATCGCGATGGTTGCCGGAGTTCTGGGCGCCGTCGGCTTGCCCAAAACCACAACACCTCCGGCGGCCGCACCCGCGCGACTCCGCGACGCGCTGCGGCCGGAAGTGCTGCGGATCGGCGTCGCCGCACTCCTCGGCTGGGGCGCACTCGGCGGACTGAGCTTCCTACTGGCATTCCGGTTCGAGGACGAATTCGGGCTCTCGCCCACCATCCGCGGCCTGATGCTGACGCTGTTCGGTCTGGCCGGCATCATCGCCGCCCGACGAGTGGGAATCCTGATCGACCGCATCGGCGCGCGAAAGGCAGTGACCATCGGTGCGATCAGCGGAGCTGTCCTCGTCGCAGTTGTCGGACTCGCGTCCGCCATCCCCGCCATCGCCATCGCCTGGTTTATCGCCGGTATTGCGAGCCAGTTCGTGCTCGTCGGCGTCAATGCAGCGGTGCTCGGCTCACAGGGTCCGAATCGCGGCGGCGCGGTATCCGTTGTGCAGGCAATGCGATTCGGCGGCGCAGCACTCGCTCCCCTGGCCCTCACACCGATTTACGACGCCTCGTCCATCGCGAGTTTCCTGATACCCGCAGCTCTACTGGCTGCCGTGGCTCCCTTGATCATGCCCCGGCAGAAACCGTCAGCGGAGACGGCGGCCTGACCCCCCGGCTGTCGGTGATTTTTCGATCTTTTTTAGCGACTGAGGTGCGCCGACTGAGTGAAGTGAGGTCGTTGTTGCGGATTGTGTCTCCACTAAATATTCGGAAAATTTGGTGTTTCCGTCGTCGACAGATATTGATACAATGGAACAATGAGTGAATCCGAGTCGGAACCTGAGCGCCCCATCGATATTTTTCGGCGATCCGTCGCGATCATCGAAGAAAATTTGCCCGCCACCTGGTCGCTGTCGACGCAGCGCTCCCCCGACCTGTCGGAGGCGCCTATCCGCCTCGACCTGCGCTCCCCTGACGGGTCGATCGCCAAATTCGGCGTCTACGCCGCACACGGGGTCCTCAGCAGTGACGTTCCCGGCATCGCCGACCGCTTCCCCACCGGGCTGACCGGTTTCGTCTGCGCCAAATACCTGTCCGAACCGGTGCGTCGCCAACTCGACGCCCATGCACTCTCCTACGCCGACGCGACGGGCAACGTCTCGCTGACCGCCGATCGTCCTGCCGTCTGGGTGCGGGGCAGAGGCGCCGACGCCGATCCGTGGCGCGGCCCCGGACGGCCGTCAGGCCAGCTCGCCGGCGATCCCTCGGCGCGAGTCGTGCGGGCGCTCGCCGATTTTGCCCCGCCGTTGGCGATCACCGCTCTGGTTCGCTTGGCCGGCGCATCAACAGGCGCGACGTATCGGGTGGTGCAAACCCTCGCGGATCGCGAATTGGTCACCAGACTCCCCCGCGGCGGTATCGCCGACGTCAACTGGCAGAAAATGCTCCGTGAGTGGGCGCAGGAATCCGTCGCCAAAGCCCCCACACCGCACGGCTTTCACGCTCCGGACGGACTCGAAGCGCTCTTCGATCAACTCCGCCAACTCAGCGGGCATATCTATGCCGGCACGGCATCTGTCGCCGCCGCACCGTTCGCCAGATACGCACCCACTCAGCGGGCACATTTCCACGCCGACAACGTCGACCAGTTTGCCGATGCGTTGAGTCTGCGCCGCGTCGAGACCGGTGCCGATGTGTGGGTCACCGCTCCCCTGTCACCGTCGGTGTTCGATCGCATTCTCACCCGCGACGGCATCCGGATCGTGTCGCCGAGCCAGGCCTACGCCGATCTTCTTGTCGGCCCGGATGCCGACGAAGCGGCGGCCGATCACCTCATGCGCTGGATGATCGAGAACGAATCGCAGTGGCGACGCGCCGCCTCCCCAGCCAAGGATCGACCATAGGAAAATTCGGCCGATGGTTTCGCCTACGCTGTCCTGGTGAATGAAACGCATATCGCGGGCGTAGCGACGGCGTACGCGGATACCCATCGACTGAAACTGTTTTCGTTCACGGTCGCCGAGAAGCGTGCCGAGTACCTGTGGGTACTGCGCGCATTCGACCACGCACGCGCCAATTACACGGTCCTGCTTCATTCGGGAACAGTCGCGCAGATCCTCGAGAAGATCGGCGGAACGGACCCTGCCGCTCAATTGTCGTCAGCCGAGATCGCGCCGCTGCTCGATCAGCTCCATGTCTGGGAAATCCTCGAACGCAGCTACGACGGCACCCGCGCTGCGTCGCTGGCCGAGTACCGCAACCGGCATTTTGTGTATCAGTTCGGTCAGGCCGGCTATCAGGTGTACCGGTCCGTCGAGGACGTTCTTGCCGCCAGACTCGACAATTCGTCCCTGTCACGACTGGCGCTGGCGGATCTTCTGGCCGACATGTCGGAACTGGCCGAAGCCAATCGAACGGCAGACGGCGACCTCATTTTCCGCAAACTCAAGCGCCTCGACTCGACGCTCTCCGACATGGCCGATCGCGCTGCGCACTTCTACCTCACGCTCGGCGATCTTGTTCGGACGACGGAAGTCACGCCGCAGGCATTCCTGAACCACAAGGACGCCCTGCTGACGCACATGCGTGAGTTCAGCTCCGACCTTGCGCGGTACGCACCAAAACTCAAGGAAGCTATCGAGCACGTCGAATCGACGGGTGTCGACCGGATGATCCGGCTGGCTGCGGCCAGCGACGAGCGAGTGTTTGTTCCGATTGCCGAACGCGAAGACGACTGGATGGCTCGCTGGCGCGGCTTGACCGCGTGGTTTGTCTCCGCAGAGACCGGGATCAGCGAGTCCGAGCGCCTACGCGAAGGCACCATGAGTGCGATTGCCGCAGTGCTCGCCCTGTTGCGCCGCGTCACGGAAACCCGCCGGGGCGGCGTCAGCCGCGAAAGCCAGCTGCGTCACCTAGCCGGATGGTTTGCCGCGACACCGTCGGAGGACGCGGCTCATGCACTGTTCCAGGCCGTGTTCGACCTCGGTCGCCCGCGCCACCTGTCGATGGTTCATCCGGACGCCGACATCATTTCTCACCACCGATCCTGGTGGGAGGCACCGCCCGTCGAAATTGCCCGCACCCTGGCCGAAACGGGACGCC
The nucleotide sequence above comes from Rhodococcus sp. KBS0724. Encoded proteins:
- the metH gene encoding methionine synthase, which encodes MSAPFNSALLDALNQRVVIGDGAMGTMLQAADLTLDDFLGLEGCNEILNDTRPDVLKDIHRAYFAAGADAVETNTFGCNLPNLADYDISHRIRELSEKGTALAREVADEMGPGRDGMARFVLGSMGPGTKLPSLGHAPFAVLRDAYTESALGMIEGGADAILVETCQDLLQVKAAILGSQRAMEQLGLRIPIITHVTVETTGTMLLGSEIGAALTALEPLGIDMIGLNCATGPAEMSEHLRHLSKYSTLPVSVMPNAGLPQLGPNGAEYPLTADELAEALSGFVSEFGLGMVGGCCGTTPDHIRAVADAVRLVEKAQRAPIHEASTSSLYSAVPFEQDASILMIGERTNSNGSKAFRDAMLSADYQKCLDIAKDQTRDGAHMLDLNVDYVGRDGAADMSALASRLATASTLPIMLDSTEPAVLQAGLEHLGGRCAVNSVNYEDGAGPESRFHKIMTLVKEHGAAVVALTIDEEGQARTAETKVAIAKRLIEDITGNWGLAESDIIVDALTFPISTGQEEVRRDGIETIEAIRQLKAAYPELHFTLGISNISFGLNPAARQVLNSVFLHECTEAGLDTAIVHASKILPMARIPEEQRVTALDLVYDRRSEGYDPLQKLMELFEGVSAASARESRAQELAGLPLFDRLERRIVDGERNGLDDDLTEAMTVKSPIEIINETLLSGMKTVGELFGSGQMQLPFVLQSAEVMKAAVAFLEPHMEATDDDGKGRLVIATVKGDVHDIGKNLVDIILSNNGYDVVNLGIKQPIATILDAAIEHKADVIGMSGLLVKSTVVMKDNLKELNSRGVAEQFPVLLGGAALTRSYVENDLQEVYDGAVSYARDAFEGLNLMDQIMTTKRGGGPAPDSPEAIAAREKVAERKARHERSKRIAEKRKAEAAPVILPERSDVATDLPVPTPPFWGSRIVKGVALSEYAGLLDERALFLGQWGLRGQRKGDGPTYEELVETEGKPRLRYWLDRLTAEGILAHAAVVYGYFPAVSEGDDVIVLTEPKPDAPERFRFTYPRQHRDRFLCIADFVRSRKEAEASGQVDVLPFQLVTMGQPIADFANELFASNSYRDYLEVHGIGVQLTESLAEYWHRRVREELVLPGGHSVAEQDPTDVSGYFDLEYRGARYSFGYGACPDLEDRAKLVALLEPERIGVHLSEELQLHPEQSTDAFVLHHPEAKYFNV
- a CDS encoding PAC2 family protein — its product is MSPSEFPVTPDGPVDFDDSAAFESPDRPEGDIPVLRDPILVAAFEGWNDAGDAASGAIEHLELIWDAQPLAELDSEDYYDYQVNRPTVRQVDGVTREIVWPATRLSVCSPPGSESDIVLLHGIEPNMRWRSFCEDLLELIDQLNVKTVVILGALLADTPHTRPVPVTGTAYSSESATRFNLEQTRYEGPTGITGVLQDECVRAGVPAISFWAAVPHYVSQPPNPKATVALLQRVEDVLDIEVPLGELPAQSEDWEEAVNEMTADDEEIGEYVRTLEERGDAETDITEAIAKIDGDAIAAEFERYLRRRGPGSFGL
- a CDS encoding MFS transporter; this translates as MSNTSLDENTQNPRSLRLRLQLIALYAGGFLGPFGGGVVASVLPEIGDDLGVGASAAASSLTAYLLPFAALMLVSGTLGARWGKVRTVRIAYGVYVAASLACFLAPSLEIFLAARVLQGSANAFTTPLLLASLAAATPQARLGRALGAFGAFQAAGQSSAPLIGGLAAEFDWRLAFLVIAMVAGVLGAVGLPKTTTPPAAAPARLRDALRPEVLRIGVAALLGWGALGGLSFLLAFRFEDEFGLSPTIRGLMLTLFGLAGIIAARRVGILIDRIGARKAVTIGAISGAVLVAVVGLASAIPAIAIAWFIAGIASQFVLVGVNAAVLGSQGPNRGGAVSVVQAMRFGGAALAPLALTPIYDASSIASFLIPAALLAAVAPLIMPRQKPSAETAA
- a CDS encoding helix-turn-helix domain-containing protein, whose product is MSESESEPERPIDIFRRSVAIIEENLPATWSLSTQRSPDLSEAPIRLDLRSPDGSIAKFGVYAAHGVLSSDVPGIADRFPTGLTGFVCAKYLSEPVRRQLDAHALSYADATGNVSLTADRPAVWVRGRGADADPWRGPGRPSGQLAGDPSARVVRALADFAPPLAITALVRLAGASTGATYRVVQTLADRELVTRLPRGGIADVNWQKMLREWAQESVAKAPTPHGFHAPDGLEALFDQLRQLSGHIYAGTASVAAAPFARYAPTQRAHFHADNVDQFADALSLRRVETGADVWVTAPLSPSVFDRILTRDGIRIVSPSQAYADLLVGPDADEAAADHLMRWMIENESQWRRAASPAKDRP
- a CDS encoding TIGR02677 family protein; amino-acid sequence: MKLFSFTVAEKRAEYLWVLRAFDHARANYTVLLHSGTVAQILEKIGGTDPAAQLSSAEIAPLLDQLHVWEILERSYDGTRAASLAEYRNRHFVYQFGQAGYQVYRSVEDVLAARLDNSSLSRLALADLLADMSELAEANRTADGDLIFRKLKRLDSTLSDMADRAAHFYLTLGDLVRTTEVTPQAFLNHKDALLTHMREFSSDLARYAPKLKEAIEHVESTGVDRMIRLAAASDERVFVPIAEREDDWMARWRGLTAWFVSAETGISESERLREGTMSAIAAVLALLRRVTETRRGGVSRESQLRHLAGWFAATPSEDAAHALFQAVFDLGRPRHLSMVHPDADIISHHRSWWEAPPVEIARTLAETGRPPSPGLPSKVARNDGSIRRLREEQLAAQRTRSAAAQSLATNGVYQRELNEQETEVLLSLLNAALTARVPVVGRVKSSTGSENGVKLTLSPSDGSTTITTARGRMHLDGIEVSVR